One Phaseolus vulgaris cultivar G19833 chromosome 2, P. vulgaris v2.0, whole genome shotgun sequence DNA window includes the following coding sequences:
- the LOC137812767 gene encoding lupeol synthase-like has product MWKLKIAEGGEGLISVNNFIGRQHWEFDPNAGTPEERAEIERVREEYRRNRFCSKQSGDLLLRMQLRKEHTCGAIPERVKVRDRENVTEEAVITTMRRGISFYSSIQAHDGHWPAESAGPLFFIQPLVMALYITGSLNAVLGPEHQKEIIRYLYNHQNKDGGWGLHIEGHSTMFGSALSYIALRILGEGREDGEDKAMARCRKWILDHGGLEAIPSWGKFWVTVLGVYEWSGCNPLPPELWLLPKYTPIHPGKMLCYCRLVYMPMSYLYGKKFVGPITKLIISLREEMYNHPYDQIDWNKCRSRVAKEDLYYPHPLIQDMLWASLHHVAEPLLNCWPFSMLREKALEVAIDHIRYEDENSRYLCIGSVEKVLCLIARWVEDPNSEAYKLHLARIPDYFWLAEDGLKIQSFGSQLWDAALAIQAILSCDLSEEYGPTLRKAHHFVKASQVCENPSGDFEAMHRHISKGAWTFSMHDQGWQVSDCTAEGLKAALLLSQMPVDLIGEKMEDDRFYDAVNVILSLQSSNGGFPAWEPQRAYRWLEKFNPTEIFEDTLIEMEYVECTSSALQGLALFRKLYPKHRRKEINSCISKAIHYIEKTQNPDGSWFGCWGICYTYGTWFSVKGLTDCGKTYRNSHALRKACDFLLSKQLPNGGWGESYLSSQNKVYTNLEGNRANLVQTSWALMSLIDAGQVEIDPTAVERGIKLLMNSQMEDGDFPQQEITGVFMRNCTLNYSSYRNIFPIWVLGKYRRRVFTQRNQMLSSST; this is encoded by the exons ATGTGGAAGTTGAAGATTGCAGAAGGAGGAGAAGGGTTAATTTCAGTGAACAATTTCATTGGACGACAACATTGGGAGTTTGATCCAAATGCTGGAACTCCAGAAGAACGTGCAGAAATTGAAAGGGTGCGAGAGGAATACAGAAGAAACAGGTTCTGCAGTAAGCAAAGTGGTGACCTTCTACTCAGAATGCAG CTGAGGAAGGAGCACACATGTGGGGCCATTCCAGAAAGAGTGAAGGTGAGAGACAGAGAGAATGTTACAGAAGAAGCAGTGATTACTACAATGAGAAGGGGTATCAGTTTTTATTCCTCTATTCAGGCCCATGATGGCCACTGGCCTGCAGAATCTGCTGGTCCTTTGTTTTTCATTCAACCACTG GTTATGGCACTCTATATTACAGGTTCTCTGAATGCTGTTTTAGGACCAGAACACCAGAAGGAAATTATTCGTTATTTGTataatcaccag AACAAAGATGGAGGTTGGGGATTACACATAGAGGGTCATAGCACAATGTTTGGATCAGCATTGAGCTACATTGCCTTGAGAATTCTTGGAGAAGGACGTGAAGATGGTGAAGATAAGGCCATGGCTAGATGCAGAAAATGGATCCTTGACCATGGTGGTTTAGAAGCTATTCCATCATGGGGAAAGTTCTGGGTCACG GTCCTTGGAGTTTATGAATGGTCAGGGTGCAACCCTCTTCCACCAGAACTATGGCTTTTGCCCAAATACACCCCAATTCATCCAG GGAAAATGTTATGCTACTGTCGCTTAGTTTACATGCCCATGTCATATTTGTATGGGAAGAAGTTTGTGGGTCCTATTACCAAGTTAATCATATCACTAAGAGAAGAAATGTACAACCACCCTTACGATCAAATCGATTGGAATAAGTGCCGAAGCAGGGTTGCCAAG GAGGATCTCTACTATCCACATCCTCTGATTCAAGATATGTTATGGGCATCTCTTCATCACGTGGCAGAGCCTCTTCTGAACTGCTGGCCCTTTTCCATGCTGAGAGAGAAGGCTCTAGAAGTTGCAATTGATCACATACGTTATGAGGATGAAAATAGTAGATACCTTTGTATAGGTAGTGTAGAGAAG GTGCTATGTTTGATTGCACGTTGGGTCGAAGATCCCAACTCAGAGGCATACAAACTTCATTTAGCCAGAATCCCCGATTACTTTTGGCTTGCAGAAGATGGCTTGAAAATTCAG AGTTTTGGGTCTCAACTGTGGGATGCAGCATTAGCTATACAAGCAATCCTTTCATGTGATTTGAGTGAAGAGTATGGACCAACACTTCGGAAAGCACATCATTTCGTGAAGGCTTCCCAG GTATGTGAAAATCCATCAGGTGACTTTGAAGCAATGCATCGACACATATCCAAAGGAGCATGGACATTCTCAATGCATGATCAGGGTTGGCAAGTCTCAGATTGCACAGCAGAAGGATTAAAG GCTGCACTTCTACTGTCACAAATGCCTGTTGACCTAATAGGCGAGAAAATGGAAGATGATAGATTCTACGATGCTGTGAATGTGATCCTATCTCTTCAG AGCAGCAATGGAGGATTCCCTGCTTGGGAGCCTCAAAGAGCCTACCGTTGGTTAGAG AAATTCAATCCAACGGAAATTTTTGAAGACACTCTGATTGAGATGGA GTATGTTGAGTGCACATCATCGGCATTGCAGGGCCTGGCTCTGTTTAGAAAGTTATACCCAAAACACAGAAGAAAGGAAATCAATTCTTGCATTTCTAAAGCAATTCATTACATTGAAAAAACACAAAATCCTGATGGATCATG GTTTGGTTGTTGGGGGATTTGCTACACCTATGGCACCTGGTTTTCTGTAAAGGGGTTAACAGACTGTGGAAAAACCTACCGTAACAGTCATGCCTTACGTAAAGCTTGCGACTTTTTGCTGTCAAAGCAGCTTCCTAATGGAGGATGGGGTGAGAGTTATTTGTCAAGCCAAAACAAG GTATATACAAATCTAGAAGGAAACAGGGCAAACCTAGTTCAAACATCATGGGCTTTGATGTCCCTGATTGATGCAGGGCAG GTTGAGATAGATCCAACAGCAGTAGAACGTGGAATAAAGCTATTAATGAATTCACAAATGGAAGATGGAGACTTCCCCCAACAG GAAATCACTGGAGTATTTATGAGGAATTGTACTTTAAACTACTCTTCGTATAGAAACATTTTTCCCATATGGGTTTTGGGAAAGTATCGTCGTCGTGTATTTACTCAAAGAAATCAAATGCTTAGCTCCTCCACCTAA